The Oscillospiraceae bacterium genome contains a region encoding:
- the nifJ2 gene encoding pyruvate-flavodoxin oxidoreductase, with protein sequence MPRAKQSMDGNTAAAHVAYAFTEVAAIYPITPSSPMADYVDQWSAAGQKNIFGTQVKVMEMQSEAGAAGAVHGSLAAGAMTTTFTASQGLLLMIPNMYKIAGELLPSVFHVSARTVATQALNIFGDHSDVYACRQTGFAMLAESNPQEVMDLAAVAHLASIEGRVPFINFFDGFRTSHEIQKIEKWDYADLAEMVNWDAIEEFRNHSLNPENPSMRGSHENGDIFFQHREACNRYYDELPATVEKYMEKVNAKIGTNYQLFNYYGAPDAERVIICMGSFCDVAEEVVDYMTAHGEKVGLVKVRLYRPFVAEKLLAAIPATAKKIAVLDRTKEPGSLGEPLFLDVVTALREAGNDAAVIGGRYGLGSKDTPPRSVFAVYDELAKAEPKSRFTIGIVDDVTGLSLEEKPAPNTAAEGTKECKFWGLGGDGTVGANKNSTKIIGDHTDKYIQAYFQYDSKKTGGVTISHLRFGDKPIRAPYYINKADFVACHNPSYVIKGYKMVQDVKPGGVFMINCQWSDEELNQHMPAESKRYIAQNNIQLYTINAIDKAVEIGLGKRTNTILQSAFFALAGVLPREDAIKYMKQAAEKSFSKKGQAIVEMNWKAIDAGFDAYHKVEVPADWANAVDAGDGEALQGDPATVKMVKNILEPVARQDGDSLPVSAFVDYVDGQFAQGASAYEKRGVAVTVPVWKPENCIQCNQCSFVCPHATIRPFALTDEEVAAAPAGIKTAAMKGKGCEGYKFVMTVSPLDCMGCGVCVNTCPAPNKALEMVPQESQAAEQPVFDYCVENVRKKDGMMAETTVKGSQFNQPLLEFSGSCAGCAETAYGRLVTQLYGERMYISNATGCSSIWGGPAATSPYTMSKVSGYGPAWANSLFEDNAEHGLGMYLGQKVIREALAAKLHELAEVTTNDAKKAAIEEYFATYEDGNANAAATKKLIAELEADPDCQYSKDILPQKQYLSKKSIWIFGGDGWAYDIGFGGLDHVLASGEDVNVFVFDTEVYSNTGGQASKASQIGQVAQFAAAGKAIGKKSLSEIAMSYGYVYVAQIAMGADMNQTMKAITEAESYHGPSLIIGYAPCEMHGVKGGMTNCQAEMKKAVQAGYWNMFRFDPRKKAEGKNPFVLDSKPATADYKEFISNETRYSRLKLAFPERAEELFDLADKKAKERYEYLEKLVKLYE encoded by the coding sequence GAAGCCGGCGCCGCCGGCGCCGTGCACGGCAGCCTGGCCGCCGGCGCCATGACGACCACCTTTACCGCGTCCCAGGGCCTGCTGCTCATGATCCCCAACATGTACAAGATCGCGGGCGAACTGCTGCCCAGCGTGTTCCACGTTTCGGCCCGCACCGTGGCCACCCAGGCGCTGAACATCTTCGGCGACCACTCGGACGTGTATGCCTGCCGCCAGACCGGCTTTGCCATGCTGGCTGAGTCCAACCCCCAAGAGGTCATGGACCTGGCCGCCGTGGCGCACCTGGCCTCCATTGAGGGCCGCGTGCCCTTCATCAACTTCTTCGACGGCTTCCGCACCAGCCACGAGATCCAGAAGATCGAGAAGTGGGATTACGCGGACCTGGCCGAGATGGTGAACTGGGACGCCATTGAGGAGTTCCGCAACCATTCGCTGAACCCCGAGAACCCCTCGATGCGGGGCAGCCACGAAAACGGCGACATCTTCTTCCAGCACCGCGAGGCCTGCAACCGTTACTACGACGAGCTGCCCGCCACCGTGGAAAAATACATGGAGAAGGTCAACGCCAAGATCGGCACCAACTACCAGCTGTTCAACTACTACGGCGCGCCTGACGCCGAGCGGGTCATCATCTGCATGGGCTCGTTCTGCGACGTGGCCGAGGAGGTCGTGGACTACATGACCGCCCACGGCGAAAAGGTTGGCCTGGTGAAGGTGCGCCTGTACCGCCCGTTCGTGGCGGAGAAGCTGCTGGCCGCCATTCCCGCGACCGCGAAGAAGATCGCTGTGCTGGACCGCACCAAGGAGCCCGGCAGCCTGGGCGAGCCCCTGTTCCTGGACGTGGTCACCGCCCTGCGCGAAGCGGGCAACGACGCCGCCGTGATCGGCGGCCGCTACGGCCTGGGCTCCAAAGACACCCCGCCCCGCAGCGTGTTCGCCGTGTACGACGAGCTGGCGAAGGCCGAGCCCAAGAGCCGCTTTACCATTGGCATTGTGGACGACGTGACCGGCCTTTCGCTGGAGGAGAAGCCCGCTCCCAACACCGCGGCCGAGGGCACCAAGGAGTGCAAATTCTGGGGCCTTGGCGGCGACGGCACCGTGGGCGCCAACAAGAACAGCACCAAGATCATCGGCGACCACACCGACAAGTACATCCAGGCGTACTTCCAGTACGACTCGAAAAAGACCGGCGGCGTGACCATCAGCCACCTGCGCTTCGGCGACAAGCCCATCCGCGCGCCCTACTACATCAACAAGGCTGACTTTGTGGCCTGCCACAACCCCAGCTACGTGATCAAGGGCTACAAGATGGTGCAGGACGTGAAGCCCGGCGGCGTGTTCATGATCAACTGCCAGTGGTCGGACGAAGAGCTGAACCAGCACATGCCCGCTGAATCCAAGCGGTACATTGCGCAGAACAACATCCAGCTCTACACCATCAACGCCATCGACAAGGCGGTGGAGATCGGCCTGGGCAAGCGCACCAACACCATTCTGCAGTCCGCGTTCTTTGCGCTGGCGGGCGTGCTGCCCCGCGAGGACGCCATCAAGTATATGAAGCAGGCCGCCGAGAAGAGCTTCTCCAAAAAGGGCCAGGCCATTGTGGAGATGAACTGGAAGGCCATTGACGCCGGCTTTGACGCCTACCACAAGGTGGAGGTTCCCGCCGACTGGGCAAACGCTGTGGACGCCGGCGACGGCGAGGCGCTGCAGGGCGACCCCGCCACCGTGAAGATGGTGAAGAACATTCTGGAGCCTGTGGCCCGCCAGGACGGCGACAGCCTGCCTGTTTCCGCCTTTGTGGACTATGTGGACGGCCAGTTCGCCCAGGGCGCTTCGGCTTACGAGAAGCGCGGCGTTGCCGTGACCGTGCCCGTGTGGAAGCCCGAGAACTGCATCCAGTGCAACCAGTGCTCGTTTGTGTGCCCCCACGCCACCATCCGCCCGTTTGCTTTGACCGACGAGGAGGTGGCCGCGGCGCCCGCGGGCATCAAGACCGCCGCCATGAAGGGCAAGGGCTGCGAGGGCTACAAGTTCGTGATGACCGTTTCCCCGCTGGACTGCATGGGCTGCGGCGTTTGCGTGAACACCTGCCCCGCCCCCAACAAGGCGCTGGAGATGGTGCCGCAGGAGAGCCAGGCCGCCGAGCAGCCCGTGTTCGACTACTGTGTGGAGAACGTGCGCAAAAAGGACGGCATGATGGCCGAGACCACCGTGAAAGGCAGCCAGTTCAACCAGCCGCTGCTTGAGTTCAGCGGCAGCTGCGCCGGCTGTGCCGAGACCGCTTACGGCCGCCTGGTGACCCAGCTGTACGGCGAGCGGATGTATATTTCCAACGCCACCGGCTGCTCTTCGATCTGGGGCGGCCCCGCCGCTACCTCCCCCTACACCATGAGCAAGGTGAGCGGCTACGGCCCCGCTTGGGCGAACAGCCTGTTCGAGGACAACGCCGAGCACGGCCTGGGCATGTATCTGGGCCAGAAGGTGATCCGCGAGGCGCTGGCCGCCAAGCTGCACGAGCTGGCCGAGGTGACCACCAATGACGCCAAGAAGGCCGCCATTGAGGAATACTTTGCCACCTACGAGGACGGCAACGCCAACGCCGCCGCCACCAAGAAGCTGATCGCCGAGCTGGAAGCCGACCCCGACTGCCAGTACAGCAAGGACATCCTGCCCCAGAAACAGTACCTCTCGAAAAAGAGCATCTGGATCTTCGGCGGCGACGGCTGGGCCTACGACATCGGCTTCGGCGGCCTGGATCACGTGCTTGCCTCCGGCGAGGATGTGAACGTGTTCGTGTTCGACACCGAGGTGTACTCCAACACCGGCGGCCAGGCCTCCAAGGCCAGCCAGATCGGCCAGGTGGCGCAGTTTGCCGCCGCCGGCAAGGCCATTGGCAAGAAGAGCCTGTCGGAGATCGCCATGAGCTACGGCTACGTGTACGTGGCGCAGATCGCCATGGGCGCGGACATGAACCAGACCATGAAGGCCATCACCGAGGCCGAGAGCTATCACGGCCCCTCGCTGATCATTGGCTACGCCCCCTGCGAGATGCACGGCGTGAAGGGCGGCATGACCAACTGCCAGGCCGAGATGAAGAAGGCAGTGCAGGCCGGTTACTGGAACATGTTCCGGTTCGACCCCCGCAAGAAGGCCGAGGGCAAGAACCCGTTCGTGCTGGATTCCAAGCCTGCCACCGCGGATTACAAGGAGTTCATCTCCAACGAGACCCGGTACAGCCGCCTGAAGCTGGCCTTCCCCGAGCGTGCCGAGGAGCTGTTCGATCTGGCCGACAAGAAGGCCAAGGAGCGCTACGAGTACCTGGAGAAGCTGGTAAAGCTGTACGAGTGA